The Deinococcus sedimenti genome window below encodes:
- the fabD gene encoding ACP S-malonyltransferase, with protein sequence MKIAALFPGQGSHSVGMGADLTAAFPEAAEVYTQVEHVLPGLRAVIEQGPLEDLTLTANQQPALVAASVAAYRAWRAHTGLTPAFAAGHSLGEYSALVAADALSLGDALRLTRQRGELMQAAVPVGAGAMSAVMGDPAIVAEVCAGTEGAQPANFNAPTQTVISGTKGGVDAANAALKARGLKAIPLKVSAPFHCPLMAPAAAGLAPDLQTTAFAPPAFPVYANVTAQPNTDPTALPGLLTEQITGAVRWVETIQALAAAGADVFIEFGPGTVLTGLVKRILPNARTINVGTAAQVQDFTL encoded by the coding sequence ATGAAGATCGCCGCACTCTTCCCCGGTCAGGGTTCGCACAGCGTCGGCATGGGCGCCGACCTGACCGCCGCGTTCCCCGAGGCCGCCGAGGTGTACACCCAGGTCGAGCACGTCCTGCCGGGCCTGCGCGCCGTGATCGAACAGGGCCCACTGGAGGACCTGACTCTGACCGCCAACCAGCAGCCCGCACTGGTCGCCGCGAGCGTCGCCGCGTACCGCGCGTGGCGCGCCCACACCGGCCTGACCCCCGCGTTCGCCGCCGGGCACTCGCTGGGCGAATACTCCGCGCTGGTCGCCGCCGACGCCCTGAGCCTCGGGGACGCGCTGCGCCTGACCCGCCAGCGCGGCGAACTCATGCAGGCCGCCGTCCCGGTCGGCGCGGGCGCCATGAGCGCCGTCATGGGCGACCCAGCCATCGTGGCGGAGGTCTGCGCCGGGACCGAGGGCGCGCAGCCCGCGAACTTCAACGCGCCCACCCAGACCGTCATCAGCGGCACGAAGGGCGGCGTGGACGCCGCGAACGCCGCTCTGAAAGCGCGCGGCCTGAAGGCCATCCCCCTGAAGGTCAGCGCGCCCTTCCACTGCCCCCTCATGGCGCCCGCCGCCGCCGGGCTCGCCCCGGACCTCCAGACGACCGCGTTCGCGCCCCCCGCCTTCCCGGTCTACGCGAATGTCACCGCGCAGCCCAACACCGACCCCACCGCCCTGCCGGGCCTGCTGACCGAGCAGATCACCGGGGCCGTCCGCTGGGTCGAGACCATCCAGGCCCTCGCCGCGGCGGGCGCGGACGTGTTCATCGAGTTCGGCCCCGGCACCGTCCTGACTGGCCTCGTGAAGCGCATCCTGCCCAACGCCCGCACCATCAACGTCGGCACCGCCGCGCAGGTGCAGGACTTCACCCTGTGA
- a CDS encoding beta-ketoacyl-ACP synthase III, which yields MSDPSPTRPTLGITALGMYVPERVVPNSDFEARMDTNADWIESRTGIRERRFSAPDEYTSDVGVGAVRDMLRRDPQALRDVDAVICATVSPDALMPSTAALIGMQVGLTGAAAFDLSTACSGFVYALSVAQGLILAGSARRVLVVGAEALSKVVDQNDRNTAILFGDGAGAAVVGPVPAGYGFQDFIMGADGNGGSSLYLRCAAPQLPGGFPMGESVGMNGREVFKFAVRVLGDSGTQVLAKSGLSTADVDWVIPHQANVRIIEAAMERFGLPMNKTIVNLDRYGNTSSATVPLVLREGVDAGQITDGQQLLLIAFGGGLSWVAGTMKWWGGAPSLTAEQQAEVNA from the coding sequence ATGAGCGACCCCTCCCCCACCCGGCCCACGCTGGGCATCACGGCGCTGGGCATGTACGTCCCGGAACGCGTCGTGCCGAACAGCGACTTCGAGGCCCGCATGGACACCAACGCCGACTGGATTGAGTCCCGCACCGGCATCCGCGAACGCCGCTTCAGCGCGCCCGACGAGTACACCAGCGACGTGGGCGTCGGCGCCGTGCGCGACATGCTGCGCCGCGACCCACAGGCGCTGCGGGACGTGGACGCCGTCATCTGCGCCACCGTCAGCCCCGACGCGCTGATGCCGTCCACCGCCGCGCTGATCGGCATGCAGGTCGGCCTGACCGGCGCGGCCGCCTTCGACCTGAGCACCGCGTGCAGCGGCTTCGTGTACGCCCTGAGCGTCGCGCAGGGCCTGATCCTCGCGGGCAGCGCCCGGCGTGTCCTCGTGGTGGGCGCCGAGGCGCTGAGCAAGGTCGTGGACCAGAACGACCGCAACACCGCCATCCTCTTCGGGGACGGCGCGGGCGCCGCCGTGGTCGGCCCGGTCCCCGCCGGGTACGGCTTCCAGGACTTCATCATGGGCGCCGACGGGAACGGCGGGTCCAGCCTGTACCTGCGCTGCGCCGCCCCCCAGCTTCCCGGCGGGTTCCCCATGGGCGAATCGGTCGGCATGAACGGCCGCGAGGTCTTCAAGTTCGCGGTGCGCGTCCTGGGCGACAGCGGCACGCAGGTGCTCGCCAAGAGCGGCCTGAGCACCGCCGACGTGGACTGGGTCATCCCGCACCAGGCGAACGTGCGGATCATTGAGGCCGCCATGGAGCGCTTCGGGCTGCCCATGAACAAGACCATCGTGAACCTCGACCGTTACGGGAACACCAGTTCCGCGACCGTGCCGCTCGTGCTGCGCGAGGGCGTGGACGCCGGACAGATCACGGACGGGCAGCAGCTGCTGCTGATCGCGTTCGGCGGCGGCCTGAGCTGGGTGGCGGGCACCATGAAATGGTGGGGCGGCGCGCCCAGCCTGACCGCCGAGCAGCAGGCGGAGGTGAACGCATGA
- the tig gene encoding trigger factor has translation MAELISREGNKVEFKVSVPAAEVNRAYDQVWAGLARDVRVPGFRPGKAPRKVIEGRVGKGYVEQEVRDRLLETHYTQAARELKLSLVDANIEPQTLASGQSFEFTVKGETYPEVKLADWSGLSLSAAAPEITDEVLERTMSDLRERNATFESVERPIEAGDQVTIEEEGEDGGTYPVYLDVAEAHVRDALVGKAKGDTVEITVPAHSHGDHEHPEHTVTVKVVDVKTKQLQDLDDAFASSLNFESLERLRGDLKGELERRAQQEGEAARREEFITALIDGMEADIPQALLDRRREGMLEEIKDDLGRQGVKWGEYEAFMQEQGKLDDFMADLGKNAESRVKRDLVLEKLAEDLKVQVSDAEFNQTMNALAQANGLTPAELSKQLGPNGINSYYISLVREKGLQQAIAQLSGAKSEGSEAATESTDESTETSAE, from the coding sequence ATGGCAGAGCTGATCAGCAGAGAAGGCAACAAGGTGGAATTCAAGGTGTCGGTGCCCGCCGCCGAAGTGAACCGCGCCTACGACCAGGTGTGGGCCGGTCTGGCGCGCGACGTGCGCGTGCCCGGCTTCCGCCCCGGCAAGGCTCCCCGCAAGGTCATCGAGGGTCGCGTGGGCAAGGGCTACGTCGAGCAGGAAGTCCGTGACCGCCTGCTGGAAACCCACTACACCCAGGCCGCCCGCGAGCTGAAACTCAGTCTCGTGGACGCCAACATCGAACCCCAGACGCTGGCCAGCGGCCAGTCGTTCGAGTTCACCGTGAAGGGCGAGACGTACCCCGAAGTGAAGCTCGCGGACTGGAGCGGCCTGAGCCTCAGCGCCGCCGCGCCCGAGATCACCGACGAGGTGCTGGAGCGCACCATGAGCGACCTGCGCGAGCGCAACGCCACCTTCGAGAGCGTCGAGCGTCCCATCGAGGCCGGCGACCAGGTGACCATCGAGGAGGAAGGCGAGGACGGCGGCACGTACCCCGTGTACCTGGACGTCGCCGAGGCGCACGTCCGTGACGCGCTGGTCGGCAAGGCCAAGGGCGACACCGTGGAGATCACCGTGCCCGCGCACAGCCACGGCGACCACGAGCACCCCGAGCACACCGTGACCGTCAAGGTCGTGGACGTGAAGACCAAGCAGCTGCAGGACCTCGACGACGCGTTCGCGAGCAGCCTGAACTTCGAGTCCCTGGAGCGCCTCCGGGGCGATCTGAAGGGTGAACTGGAGCGCCGCGCGCAGCAGGAAGGCGAAGCCGCCCGCCGCGAGGAGTTCATCACTGCGCTGATCGACGGCATGGAAGCCGACATTCCCCAGGCGCTGCTGGACCGCCGCCGCGAGGGCATGCTCGAGGAAATCAAGGACGACCTGGGCCGCCAGGGCGTCAAGTGGGGCGAGTACGAGGCGTTCATGCAGGAGCAGGGCAAGCTGGACGACTTCATGGCCGATCTGGGCAAGAACGCCGAGAGCCGCGTGAAGCGTGACCTGGTGCTGGAGAAACTGGCCGAGGACCTGAAGGTTCAGGTCAGCGACGCCGAGTTCAACCAGACCATGAACGCCCTGGCGCAGGCCAACGGCCTGACCCCCGCCGAGCTGAGCAAGCAGCTCGGGCCGAACGGCATCAACTCGTACTACATCAGCCTCGTGCGCGAGAAGGGCCTGCAGCAGGCCATCGCCCAGCTGTCCGGCGCCAAGAGCGAAGGCAGCGAAGCCGCCACCGAGAGCACCGACGAGAGCACCGAGACCAGCGCGGAGTAA
- a CDS encoding c-type cytochrome has product MSAVPDPHGGWFTPGQIAGFVGLLVLGAALGVGSYQAGQRLAGTGGGAVVTAASTSDTPDGRVLYAGNCAGCHGANAEGAVGPALKGTLGWSATDFRRAVLDGRTPDGRTLGVVMPRFAATGLDGAPPTDAQLEAIRAYLKTLP; this is encoded by the coding sequence GTGAGCGCCGTGCCCGACCCGCACGGAGGCTGGTTCACGCCGGGGCAGATCGCGGGCTTCGTGGGCCTGCTCGTGCTGGGCGCGGCGCTGGGCGTCGGCTCGTATCAGGCCGGGCAGCGGCTGGCGGGGACGGGAGGCGGCGCGGTCGTCACGGCGGCCAGCACCAGCGACACCCCGGACGGCCGCGTCCTGTACGCCGGAAACTGCGCCGGGTGCCACGGCGCGAACGCCGAGGGCGCCGTCGGCCCCGCCCTGAAGGGCACCCTGGGCTGGAGTGCCACCGACTTCAGACGTGCGGTGCTGGACGGCAGGACACCGGACGGCCGCACGCTAGGTGTCGTGATGCCCCGCTTCGCCGCCACCGGCCTGGACGGCGCGCCCCCCACCGACGCGCAACTGGAGGCCATCCGGGCGTACCTGAAGACCCTGCCCTGA
- a CDS encoding b(o/a)3-type cytochrome-c oxidase subunit 1: MTTALPSQSSSRAALPGLDAATLSSLKKLTQYYAVTAFIALMIGVLLGPLQALNYGGINVYDSPLLKVLIKSYYQGLTLHGVLNALVFTQFFISGWMLYLPVRDLNVRPNMRFAWFTYLMMTAGLLTAAVPLLTNDATVLYTFYPPLEGSPVFYIGAAVMVAASLLVAGQVVGLWLAWKRAHPGRVTPVVTYMSVATWLMWVVAALGLVVEVVVLLIPWSLGLTRGVDPLLARTLFWWTGHPIVYFWLLPAYISWYAFLPRQAGGRMASEGLTRLAFAMFLVFSVPVGLHHQYADPNVQNSWKLIHMFLTFLVAVPSLLTAFSAAASLEDAARAHGGRGLIGWVRCLPWGNASMTAQVLAMVSFIFGGAGGIVNASIAFSPVVHNTAWIPGHFHITVGTATTLTFMGVMFWLVPHLTGKRLASPRLALASVWWWFTGMMLFALGMHWQGLAGVPRRALVSASAQQGVYDAMHLGLPKAITAASGGVLFIAAILFYTVLWRTLLSRRMDDPERTPIPTSDAISPAGEVLADASPLVRRTEPLLALTFAALVLVILVYGPVIAPMLANYQFIPGQRLW, from the coding sequence GGCCGCTCCAGGCACTGAACTACGGCGGCATCAACGTGTATGACTCCCCCCTGCTGAAGGTGCTGATCAAGTCGTACTACCAAGGGCTGACGCTGCACGGCGTGCTGAACGCGCTGGTGTTCACGCAGTTCTTCATCAGCGGCTGGATGCTGTACCTGCCGGTACGGGACCTGAACGTCCGCCCGAACATGCGCTTCGCCTGGTTCACGTACCTGATGATGACGGCGGGACTGCTGACGGCTGCCGTACCGCTGCTGACGAACGACGCCACCGTCCTGTACACCTTCTACCCGCCGCTGGAGGGCAGCCCGGTGTTCTACATCGGCGCGGCCGTCATGGTCGCCGCGAGCCTGCTGGTCGCCGGGCAGGTCGTGGGGCTGTGGCTGGCCTGGAAACGCGCCCACCCGGGCCGCGTGACACCCGTCGTGACGTACATGAGCGTCGCCACGTGGCTGATGTGGGTCGTGGCGGCGCTTGGACTGGTGGTCGAGGTCGTGGTCCTGCTGATTCCCTGGTCGCTGGGCCTGACGCGCGGCGTGGACCCGCTGCTGGCCCGCACGCTGTTCTGGTGGACGGGGCACCCCATCGTGTACTTCTGGCTGCTCCCGGCGTACATCTCGTGGTACGCGTTCCTGCCGCGTCAGGCGGGCGGCCGCATGGCCAGCGAGGGCCTGACCCGGCTGGCGTTCGCGATGTTCCTGGTGTTCAGCGTGCCCGTGGGCCTGCACCACCAGTACGCCGATCCGAACGTGCAGAACAGCTGGAAACTGATTCACATGTTCCTGACGTTCCTGGTCGCGGTGCCCAGCCTGCTGACCGCGTTCAGCGCCGCCGCGTCCCTGGAGGACGCCGCCCGCGCCCACGGGGGCCGGGGCCTGATCGGCTGGGTGCGCTGCCTGCCATGGGGGAACGCCAGCATGACCGCGCAGGTGCTGGCCATGGTGTCGTTCATCTTCGGCGGGGCGGGCGGCATCGTGAACGCCTCGATCGCGTTCTCGCCCGTGGTGCACAACACCGCGTGGATTCCCGGGCACTTCCACATCACGGTCGGCACCGCGACCACGCTGACGTTCATGGGCGTGATGTTCTGGTTGGTGCCGCACCTGACCGGCAAGCGGCTCGCGTCGCCCCGACTGGCGCTGGCGTCGGTGTGGTGGTGGTTCACGGGCATGATGCTCTTCGCGCTCGGCATGCACTGGCAGGGACTGGCGGGCGTGCCCCGGCGCGCCCTGGTGAGCGCCTCGGCACAGCAGGGCGTGTACGACGCCATGCACCTGGGCCTGCCGAAGGCGATCACGGCGGCCAGCGGCGGGGTGCTGTTCATCGCGGCGATCCTCTTCTACACGGTGCTGTGGCGCACGCTGCTCTCCCGGCGCATGGACGACCCGGAACGCACCCCGATCCCCACCAGTGACGCCATCAGCCCCGCCGGGGAGGTCCTGGCCGACGCGAGCCCGCTGGTGCGGCGCACCGAGCCGCTGCTGGCCCTGACCTTCGCCGCGCTGGTGCTGGTGATCCTCGTGTACGGTCCGGTCATCGCGCCGATGCTGGCGAACTACCAGTTCATTCCCGGCCAGAGGCTCTGGTGA